One genomic window of Punica granatum isolate Tunisia-2019 chromosome 1, ASM765513v2, whole genome shotgun sequence includes the following:
- the LOC116191227 gene encoding uncharacterized protein LOC116191227 isoform X1, with translation MSNHLVSQPLSIPGTQTGQLEPVPNKIEVSMPVMPMGLMGLVPENHASQQLSASKQQMGFMVPVSKGFEVPKLSASGNNYGQVESREKVVGPQQHMVPSRPLEMVTMLNNQGSAQLSVLSKRKAPTEPTGGISPRSSSFPVKRAAQVEHRPWLLQQPVGSRKVMLPQSMQQAPGAKQLSAQTKKLAQMESISPKFASQRATTPKIQTSGQSSGKGESFESVRSKMRESLAGALALVSQERSKPLISVKNSQDDALFSQGSSSGSQPGTSNTTVINAVDRSFEEPKEALLSSEGSHDQKLIGDQMASREASDIENDGSPEMVAVSNTQDFQSDNTLSTDDVPFSDHFFVKDELLQGNGLSWVLESDIGVGETDAIQSIDGKDPVAEQVEKKEVTHSPEELASKIEAELYKLFGGVNKKYKEKGRSLLFNLKDRNNPELRERVLSGEILPERLCSMTAEELASKELSEWRMAKAEELAQMVVLPDSEVDVRRLVKKTHKGEFQVEVEQDDSVSEEVSLGGSSISRSRSITKEKETPQPKPNESKEENARGVKTGVVGKGTDYTLTIPSEGQESEVDIMVDDAMGDLPPIVSLDEFMESLDSEPPFEDLQVDKGKTESESPQTDAQPGSSLNSPDRSPKVAGDAVPEKSGKVDEALSTSGIDVKSNESPGKLAGPSPVISKDEQVWEGHLQLNISTTVPVIGGFKCGERTIAKEWSNIVEIKGRVRLDAFEKFLQDLRMSRSRAIMVVHFICKEGTSENERASICEVADSYVLDERTGFAEPSQGVELYFCPPHSRTREILGKILPDDQRHALDSVDSGLIGVVIWRRTQLTSTAAIKQHSSKKQHFPNSTTKSRQPQDKFDPNVTNPFQSSRFSHSTCTNPSYNVNGGGNDDDDEDDVPPGFGPAPGLSRDIDDLPEFNFSGGGGGSDSRLGRSLSQAGSHPALVPSRPVDQIRELIHKYGQSEADPGLGNEGIAVQPWNDDDDDIPEWQPQGPGQSFHTPNPHADAVNRRSAGHQFSQVARSVTTQQSASWSSPSVRGGQSFGPPQGRTTAWRQDGYRGRRGY, from the exons ATGTCTAACCATCTAGTTTCACAGCCTTTGTCAATACCAGGCACACAGACGGGTCAGTTGGAGCCCGTCCCAAATAAAATAGAGGTGTCAATGCCAGTGATGCCAATGGGACTCATGGGGCTAGTTCCAGAAAATCATGCCTCACAACAGCTTTCTGCCTCAAAGCAGCAAATGGGATTTATGGTGCCCGTGTCTAAAGGGTTTGAGGTGCCAAAGCTGTCGGCATCAGGTAATAACTACGGACAGGTTGAGAGCAGAGAAAAGGTTGTGGGTCCACAGCAGCACATGGTTCCTTCCAGACCATTGGAGATGGTTACCATGTTGAACAATCAGGGATCAGCTCAGTTATCGGTACTGAGTAAGAGAAAGGCTCCAACGGAACCTACTGGAGGCATTTCACCTCGATCGTCATCATTTCCTGTCAAACGAGCAGCACAGGTGGAGCATAGGCCATGGCTCCTACAACAGCCTGTGGGAAGTAGAAAGGTCATGCTGCCACAGTCCATGCAGCAGGCTCCAGGAGCCAAGCAGTTGTCTGCCCAAACTAAGAAACTTGCCCAGATGGAGTCCATTTCCCCAAAATTCGCGTCTCAGCGTGCAACGACCCCGAAGATTCAGACATCTGGGCAATCTTCGGGTAAGGGTGAGTCATTTGAATCTGTTAGGTCCAAGATGAGGGAATCACTAGCTGGTGCGTTGGCCTTGGTTTCTCAGGAGCGTAGCAAGCCTCTGATCTCAGTGAAAAACTCCCAGGATGACGCTTTGTTCTCGCAAGGGTCAAGTTCAGGGTCTCAGCCCGGTACATCAAATACCACTGTGATCAATGCTGTTGATCGTTCCTTTGAAGAACCTAAGGAGGCATTGCTCTCCAGTGAAGGTTCTCATGATCAGAAGTTGATTGGCGACCAAATGGCTTCTCGGGAGGCTTCTGATATTGAAAATGATGGCAGTCCAGAAATGGTTGCAGTGTCCAATACACAAGATTTTCAGTCAGATAATACCCTGTCCACTGATGATGTTCCTTTCAGTGATCACTTCTTTGTCAAGGATGAGCTTCTGCAAGGGAACGGGCTATCTTGGGTGTTGGAGTCTGATATAGGCGTAGGTGAAACAGATGCTATTCAATCTATTGACGGCAAAGACCCCGTGGCTGAGCAAGTGGAGAAAAAAGAAGTCACTCATTCTCCAGAAGAATTGGCTTCTAAAATTGAAGCTGAACTCTATAAATTATTTGGAGGTGTGAATAAGAAGTACAAGGAAAAGGGAAGATCATTGTTGTTCAATTTGAAGGATCGTAATAATCCTGAACTTAGAGAAAGAGTTTTATCTGGAGAAATCCTACCAGAAAGGCTCTGTTCCATGACTGCCGAGGAGCTTGCATCAAAGGAGCTTTCAGAATGGCGGATGGCAAAAGCTGAAGAGCTTGCTCAAATGGTGGTTTTACCCGATTCTGAGGTTGATGTTAGGCGTTTGGTGAAGAAAACACATAAGGGTGAGTTCCAAGTAGAGGTAGAACAGGATGATAGCGTATCAGAGGAGGTTTCTCTTGGTGGTAGTTCGATTAGCCGTAGTCGGTCAATAACAAAGGAGAAGGAAACCCCTCAGCCAAAGCCAAATGAAAGTAAAGAAGAAAATGCGCGAGGTGTAAAAACTGGTGTAGTTGGCAAGGGAACAGATTACACTCTTACTATTCCATCTGAGGGCCAGGAATCTGAGGTGGATATTATGGTGGATGATGCAATGGGGGATCTTCCTCCCATTGTCTCCTTGGATGAGTTCATGGAATCTCTTGATTCGGAACCACCTTTTGAGGATCTACAAGTTGATAAGGGGAAAACAGAGTCAGAGTCCCCTCAAACTGATGCGCAGCCTGGTTCTTCGTTGAATTCTCCTGATAGAAGTCCGAAAGTTGCAGGTGATGCTGTCCCAGAGAAATCTGGTAAAGTTGATGAAGCATTGTCAACCTCAGGTATTGATGTCAAATCTAATGAAAGTCCTGGAAAATTGGCGGGCCCATCTCCAGTCATATCCAAAGATGAACAGGTTTGGGAGGGCCATCTGCAGCTCAATATATCAACAACAGTTCCAGTCATTGGTGGCTTTAAATG CGGTGAGAGAACAATTGCAAAGGAATGGAGCAATATCGTTGAAATTAAGGGTAGAGTGAGGCTTGATGCATTCGAGAAGTTCCTTCAAGATCTTAGGATGTCTCGGAGCCGTGCAATCATG GTGGTGCATTTTATTTGCAAAGAAGGAACATCCGAGAACGAGCGTGCAAGCATTTGTGAG GTAGCGGACTCGTATGTTCTGGATGAGAGAACGGGATTTGCTGAGCCGTCCCAGGGGGTGGAGCTGTACTTCTGCCCACCTCACTCAAGGACCCGAGAAATACTCGGCAAGATCCTTCCCGACGACCAAAGACATGCGCTTGATTCTGTAGATAGTGGCCTGATTGGTGTAGTTATTTGGAGAAGAACTCAATTAACTTCTACCGCTGCAATTAAACAACACTCCTCCAAAAAGCAGCACTTCCCCAATTCTACAACAAAAAGTAGGCAGCCCCAGGATAAGTTTGACCCTAATGTAACGAATCCCTTCCAGTCTTCACGGTTTTCACATAGCACCTGCACGAACCCGTCTTATAATGTTAATGGTGGTGggaatgatgatgatgatgaggatgatgtTCCACCTGGGTTTGGCCCTGCCCCTGGATTAAGCCGGGACATTGATGACCTGCCGGAGTTCAACTTCTCTGGCGGTGGGGGCGGGTCGGATTCTAGGTTGGGTCGGAGCCTCTCCCAGGCTGGGTCTCATCCCGCCCTGGTCCCATCACGCCCCGTTGATCAGATAAGAGAGCTCATACACAAGTATGGACAATCAGAAGCAGATCCTGGTCTTGGGAATGAGGGCATCGCAGTTCAGCCCTGGaatgatgacgatgatgatatCCCCGAGTGGCAGCCTCAAGGCCCAGGGCAGAGCTTCCACACCCCTAATCCCCACGCGGATGCAGTGAACCGACGTTCTGCGGGGCACCAGTTCTCACAGGTAGCTAGATCGGTGACGACTCAACAATCAGCCTCTTGGTCTTCCCCTTCAGTTAGGGGTGGCCAGTCTTTCGGGCCGCCTCAAGGGAGAACAACTGCTTGGCGGCAAGATGGGTACAGGGGTAGAAGAGGGTATTGA
- the LOC116191227 gene encoding uncharacterized protein LOC116191227 isoform X2: MPVMPMGLMGLVPENHASQQLSASKQQMGFMVPVSKGFEVPKLSASGNNYGQVESREKVVGPQQHMVPSRPLEMVTMLNNQGSAQLSVLSKRKAPTEPTGGISPRSSSFPVKRAAQVEHRPWLLQQPVGSRKVMLPQSMQQAPGAKQLSAQTKKLAQMESISPKFASQRATTPKIQTSGQSSGKGESFESVRSKMRESLAGALALVSQERSKPLISVKNSQDDALFSQGSSSGSQPGTSNTTVINAVDRSFEEPKEALLSSEGSHDQKLIGDQMASREASDIENDGSPEMVAVSNTQDFQSDNTLSTDDVPFSDHFFVKDELLQGNGLSWVLESDIGVGETDAIQSIDGKDPVAEQVEKKEVTHSPEELASKIEAELYKLFGGVNKKYKEKGRSLLFNLKDRNNPELRERVLSGEILPERLCSMTAEELASKELSEWRMAKAEELAQMVVLPDSEVDVRRLVKKTHKGEFQVEVEQDDSVSEEVSLGGSSISRSRSITKEKETPQPKPNESKEENARGVKTGVVGKGTDYTLTIPSEGQESEVDIMVDDAMGDLPPIVSLDEFMESLDSEPPFEDLQVDKGKTESESPQTDAQPGSSLNSPDRSPKVAGDAVPEKSGKVDEALSTSGIDVKSNESPGKLAGPSPVISKDEQVWEGHLQLNISTTVPVIGGFKCGERTIAKEWSNIVEIKGRVRLDAFEKFLQDLRMSRSRAIMVVHFICKEGTSENERASICEVADSYVLDERTGFAEPSQGVELYFCPPHSRTREILGKILPDDQRHALDSVDSGLIGVVIWRRTQLTSTAAIKQHSSKKQHFPNSTTKSRQPQDKFDPNVTNPFQSSRFSHSTCTNPSYNVNGGGNDDDDEDDVPPGFGPAPGLSRDIDDLPEFNFSGGGGGSDSRLGRSLSQAGSHPALVPSRPVDQIRELIHKYGQSEADPGLGNEGIAVQPWNDDDDDIPEWQPQGPGQSFHTPNPHADAVNRRSAGHQFSQVARSVTTQQSASWSSPSVRGGQSFGPPQGRTTAWRQDGYRGRRGY; encoded by the exons ATGCCAGTGATGCCAATGGGACTCATGGGGCTAGTTCCAGAAAATCATGCCTCACAACAGCTTTCTGCCTCAAAGCAGCAAATGGGATTTATGGTGCCCGTGTCTAAAGGGTTTGAGGTGCCAAAGCTGTCGGCATCAGGTAATAACTACGGACAGGTTGAGAGCAGAGAAAAGGTTGTGGGTCCACAGCAGCACATGGTTCCTTCCAGACCATTGGAGATGGTTACCATGTTGAACAATCAGGGATCAGCTCAGTTATCGGTACTGAGTAAGAGAAAGGCTCCAACGGAACCTACTGGAGGCATTTCACCTCGATCGTCATCATTTCCTGTCAAACGAGCAGCACAGGTGGAGCATAGGCCATGGCTCCTACAACAGCCTGTGGGAAGTAGAAAGGTCATGCTGCCACAGTCCATGCAGCAGGCTCCAGGAGCCAAGCAGTTGTCTGCCCAAACTAAGAAACTTGCCCAGATGGAGTCCATTTCCCCAAAATTCGCGTCTCAGCGTGCAACGACCCCGAAGATTCAGACATCTGGGCAATCTTCGGGTAAGGGTGAGTCATTTGAATCTGTTAGGTCCAAGATGAGGGAATCACTAGCTGGTGCGTTGGCCTTGGTTTCTCAGGAGCGTAGCAAGCCTCTGATCTCAGTGAAAAACTCCCAGGATGACGCTTTGTTCTCGCAAGGGTCAAGTTCAGGGTCTCAGCCCGGTACATCAAATACCACTGTGATCAATGCTGTTGATCGTTCCTTTGAAGAACCTAAGGAGGCATTGCTCTCCAGTGAAGGTTCTCATGATCAGAAGTTGATTGGCGACCAAATGGCTTCTCGGGAGGCTTCTGATATTGAAAATGATGGCAGTCCAGAAATGGTTGCAGTGTCCAATACACAAGATTTTCAGTCAGATAATACCCTGTCCACTGATGATGTTCCTTTCAGTGATCACTTCTTTGTCAAGGATGAGCTTCTGCAAGGGAACGGGCTATCTTGGGTGTTGGAGTCTGATATAGGCGTAGGTGAAACAGATGCTATTCAATCTATTGACGGCAAAGACCCCGTGGCTGAGCAAGTGGAGAAAAAAGAAGTCACTCATTCTCCAGAAGAATTGGCTTCTAAAATTGAAGCTGAACTCTATAAATTATTTGGAGGTGTGAATAAGAAGTACAAGGAAAAGGGAAGATCATTGTTGTTCAATTTGAAGGATCGTAATAATCCTGAACTTAGAGAAAGAGTTTTATCTGGAGAAATCCTACCAGAAAGGCTCTGTTCCATGACTGCCGAGGAGCTTGCATCAAAGGAGCTTTCAGAATGGCGGATGGCAAAAGCTGAAGAGCTTGCTCAAATGGTGGTTTTACCCGATTCTGAGGTTGATGTTAGGCGTTTGGTGAAGAAAACACATAAGGGTGAGTTCCAAGTAGAGGTAGAACAGGATGATAGCGTATCAGAGGAGGTTTCTCTTGGTGGTAGTTCGATTAGCCGTAGTCGGTCAATAACAAAGGAGAAGGAAACCCCTCAGCCAAAGCCAAATGAAAGTAAAGAAGAAAATGCGCGAGGTGTAAAAACTGGTGTAGTTGGCAAGGGAACAGATTACACTCTTACTATTCCATCTGAGGGCCAGGAATCTGAGGTGGATATTATGGTGGATGATGCAATGGGGGATCTTCCTCCCATTGTCTCCTTGGATGAGTTCATGGAATCTCTTGATTCGGAACCACCTTTTGAGGATCTACAAGTTGATAAGGGGAAAACAGAGTCAGAGTCCCCTCAAACTGATGCGCAGCCTGGTTCTTCGTTGAATTCTCCTGATAGAAGTCCGAAAGTTGCAGGTGATGCTGTCCCAGAGAAATCTGGTAAAGTTGATGAAGCATTGTCAACCTCAGGTATTGATGTCAAATCTAATGAAAGTCCTGGAAAATTGGCGGGCCCATCTCCAGTCATATCCAAAGATGAACAGGTTTGGGAGGGCCATCTGCAGCTCAATATATCAACAACAGTTCCAGTCATTGGTGGCTTTAAATG CGGTGAGAGAACAATTGCAAAGGAATGGAGCAATATCGTTGAAATTAAGGGTAGAGTGAGGCTTGATGCATTCGAGAAGTTCCTTCAAGATCTTAGGATGTCTCGGAGCCGTGCAATCATG GTGGTGCATTTTATTTGCAAAGAAGGAACATCCGAGAACGAGCGTGCAAGCATTTGTGAG GTAGCGGACTCGTATGTTCTGGATGAGAGAACGGGATTTGCTGAGCCGTCCCAGGGGGTGGAGCTGTACTTCTGCCCACCTCACTCAAGGACCCGAGAAATACTCGGCAAGATCCTTCCCGACGACCAAAGACATGCGCTTGATTCTGTAGATAGTGGCCTGATTGGTGTAGTTATTTGGAGAAGAACTCAATTAACTTCTACCGCTGCAATTAAACAACACTCCTCCAAAAAGCAGCACTTCCCCAATTCTACAACAAAAAGTAGGCAGCCCCAGGATAAGTTTGACCCTAATGTAACGAATCCCTTCCAGTCTTCACGGTTTTCACATAGCACCTGCACGAACCCGTCTTATAATGTTAATGGTGGTGggaatgatgatgatgatgaggatgatgtTCCACCTGGGTTTGGCCCTGCCCCTGGATTAAGCCGGGACATTGATGACCTGCCGGAGTTCAACTTCTCTGGCGGTGGGGGCGGGTCGGATTCTAGGTTGGGTCGGAGCCTCTCCCAGGCTGGGTCTCATCCCGCCCTGGTCCCATCACGCCCCGTTGATCAGATAAGAGAGCTCATACACAAGTATGGACAATCAGAAGCAGATCCTGGTCTTGGGAATGAGGGCATCGCAGTTCAGCCCTGGaatgatgacgatgatgatatCCCCGAGTGGCAGCCTCAAGGCCCAGGGCAGAGCTTCCACACCCCTAATCCCCACGCGGATGCAGTGAACCGACGTTCTGCGGGGCACCAGTTCTCACAGGTAGCTAGATCGGTGACGACTCAACAATCAGCCTCTTGGTCTTCCCCTTCAGTTAGGGGTGGCCAGTCTTTCGGGCCGCCTCAAGGGAGAACAACTGCTTGGCGGCAAGATGGGTACAGGGGTAGAAGAGGGTATTGA